Genomic DNA from Haloarcula marina:
GGCCATCGCCCGGACGGCGTGGACGAGTTGCTGGTCGTCGGCCGTCTCTCGCTCGTGGACGGCGGCCGCCGTCGCCGCCGTCGCGGCCGCGTGCAGTCGGTCGTAGTAATCGGCTTCGTCCGCGGCGAACCCGGACGCGACGGCCTCGGTCGGCCAATCGCCCGGTGCGTCGGCCCGCCCCGTCCTGATTCGGTCGGCGGCGGCCGCCTCGTCGTCGGGGTCTAGCCCCGCGAACCACCCGTCTGTCATGGCCGAGGGTGCGTCCCCGACGCGAAAAAGCCCCGCGGTTGGTGCGTCCGGGATTCCACCTCTCTGGAATTGTGCCGAAAACAAGGGTTTCGGGCCTCCTACTGGACGATGTGCTATCACGTGTGCATACGTCTTTATATATTCACGAGATGTATTAGGTAGTGAATATGAACGACCGACGATACCCCTTCGACAGCATGGAACGATTCTTCGACCAGATGCGACGCGACATGTTCAGCAACCGGAGCGACAGCAGCGGGCACGGCTGGCGTGACGCCGAGTTCGGTGGAGAAAGCGGCTGGGACGCCGGAATATCCATCGAGGAGACGGACGACGGCTTCGTCGTCCTCGCGGACCTCCCGGGGTTCGAGCGCGACGAACTCTCGCTCCGACTCCACGACGACCGACTCCACCTCCGTGGTGAACACGAGGTCGGCGACGGCGCGAGTTACCGCCGCCGCACCGTCAGCGAGACGATAGACCTTCCGGCGCACGTGGACCCCGAGCACGCGGACGCGACGTACCGCAACGGCGTCCTCGAAATCCGGTTCACCGTTGAGGACGAAGAAGACGCTGGCTCGGACATCGACATCCAGTGAGCACGGGCGCTTCTTCCAACCGGATGCGAATCGGACAGTAGGTTGTTGTCGGCGCGGAAACTTTTGAAAACGGTTCTATCGTGAACTTCCCTTATATATTTGGCGACGCCTGCTTAACGGGATGACATGGCAGGGACACCGAGTTGGCGGACTGCGGAGGCCTCGTACTCCGACGAGGTGATTAGCGACGATACACTGGGGGAACTGTTCGCCGCGAGCGCGGAGCGA
This window encodes:
- a CDS encoding Hsp20/alpha crystallin family protein, translated to MNDRRYPFDSMERFFDQMRRDMFSNRSDSSGHGWRDAEFGGESGWDAGISIEETDDGFVVLADLPGFERDELSLRLHDDRLHLRGEHEVGDGASYRRRTVSETIDLPAHVDPEHADATYRNGVLEIRFTVEDEEDAGSDIDIQ